One genomic region from Vitis riparia cultivar Riparia Gloire de Montpellier isolate 1030 chromosome 17, EGFV_Vit.rip_1.0, whole genome shotgun sequence encodes:
- the LOC117905233 gene encoding protein MAK16 homolog A-like: MQHDEVIWQVIRHNHCSFMTKITTGNFCRNPYNVTGICNRSSCPLANSRYATIRDHDGVFYLYMKTIERAHMPNKLWERVKLPRNYGKALELIDKHLMFWPKLLVHKTKQRLTKMTQMRIRMRKLALKTREKIMTTPRKEKKREARREEKAEKAAVLDKSIEKELLERLKRGVYGDIYNYPVKEYNKVLDMEGLQAASEDEEEEEPEIEYVEGYEELEEEDDIEDFGGPEIDESLKDEDLDDDMGEDDEEMDLIDRKRVRRGSGSAHGKLDKDERGANLKKRPRVLVEVEHEGTDERQKAIQ, from the exons ATGCAACACGACGAAGTGATATGGCAGGTCATCAGGCACAACCACTGCAGTTTCATGACCAA AATCACAACTGGGAACTTTTGCCGTAATCCCTATAACGTAACTGGGATTTGCAATCGCAGTTCCTGCCCTCTGGCCAATAGTCGCTACGCCACAATTCGAGACCATGATG GAGTGTTTTATCTATACATGAAAACCATTGAAAGAGCCCATATGCCAAACAAATTATGGGAACGGGTTAAATTGCCACGAAACTACGGAAAGGCTCTTGAGCTTATTGACAAGCATCTA ATGTTTTGGCCGAAGTTGCTTGTTCACAAAACAAAGCAGCGTCTCACTAAAATGACTCAGATGCGAATTCGCATGAGGAAGCTTGCATTGAAAACAAG GGAGAAGATAATGACCACACCtaggaaagagaagaagagagaggcTAGAAGAGAGGAAAAGGCCGAAAAAGCTGCGGTTTTGGACAAG AGCATTGAGAAAGAATTGCTGGAACGTCTTAAGCGTGGAGTTTATGGTGACATATACAACTATCCTGTTAAAGAATATAATAAAGTTCTTGATATGGAAGGACTACAAGCTGctagtgaagatgaagaagaggag GAGCCTGAAATTGAATATGTTGAAGGCTATgaagaacttgaagaagaagatgatatTGAAGATTTTGGTGGCCCTGAGATTGATGAGTCTCTCAAGGATGAAGATCTCG ATGATGATATGGGTGAAGATGATGAGGAGATGGATTTAATTGACCGAAAGAGAGTGAGAAGAGGATCTGGGTCAGCTCATGGAAAGCTTGACAAAGATGAACGAGGCGCAAATTTGAAAAAGAGACCGAGGGTACTTGTTGAG GTTGAACATGAAGGAACTGATGAAAGACAGAAGGCAATCCAATGA
- the LOC117903998 gene encoding C2 and GRAM domain-containing protein At5g50170, which yields MRLYAYVLEGRDLCVEDSYVKLQLGKFKSKTRVLRRSRNPVWNEEFAFRVHDMGGELILSVLHHDDDSGFFNSSNELVGRVRIPVSAVLAKENQTLPPTWFSLERGRSGKFISKEYGKILLTISLHGRSQDTTADHPQYAHSRVKTRDLKEWEGLVESEDIVSSKTSTWKVPEGKQLMKAIASRLEKLLGKNEETSKMDDSSEVSSIPSDYEDCIEEQRPSCCSFEEAIELMQSRNGEQEMPENLQGGILLDQTYIVASKVLNMLLFAPNSQFRQDLAELQRTTNMKEGPWTWKSGELSCLTRVVSYTQAATKLVKAVDALEEQTYIKADGREFAVLVNVDTPDVPYGNSFKVKLLYKIMPGPELSSGEESSHLVVSWGLSFSQNTIMRGMIEGGARQGLKESFDQFANLLAQNFKTLGSIDSLDKDQMLATLQTEPQSDWELATEYFWNFTVVSAFFMVIYILVHILLSVRSEQQGLEFSGLDLPDSFGELITCGILVIQLERVYAMILHFVQARFQRGSDHGVKAQGDGWVLTVALIEGINLASLDSTGLSDPYVVFTCNGKTRTSSVKLQTHDPQWNEILEFDAMEEPPAVLDVEVFDFDGPFDEAASLGHAEINFLRHTSTELADMWVSLEGKLAQSSQSKLHLRIFLDNNNGVETIKEYLAKMEKEVGKKITLQSPHRNSTFLALFGLPPEEFLINDFTCYLKRKVPLQGRLFLSARIVGFYANLFGHKTKFFFLWEDIEDIQVHPPSLASLGSPSLVIILRKGRGLDARHGAKSQDEEGRLKFYFQSFVSFNVASRTIMALWRTRTLTPEQKAQIADEQQDEDGSSLVLEDPGSVFNVEEAKMSKVYSAELPIDIKSLMEMFDGGNLEHKIIEKSGYLNYKATGWETVKPDLYERHLCFKFNRHVSIFGGEVTCTQQKSPIGNDNGWILNEVMALHDIPFGDHFRVHFRYQIENFGLAPGKCKCDVHMEILWLKSTVFQQRITRNITEKFTRRLKEMIELVEREALLNCPQDSSP from the exons GTATTCCTGTTTCGGCGGTGCTAGCAAAAGAGAATCAGACCTTGCCGCCCACTTGGTTTTCTCTTGAAAGGGGTAGAAGTGGGAAATTTATCAGCAAGGAATATg GGAAAATTCTTCTTACTATTTCTCTGCATGGAAGAAGTCAAGACACTACTGCTGATCACCCCCAATATGCACATTCAAGGGTCAAAACTAGGGACTTGAAAGAATGGGAAGGACTAGTTGAATCTGAAGATATTGTCAGCTCCAAGACTTCAACCTGGAAGGTTCCAGAAGGGAAACAGTTGATGAAGGCTATTGCGAGCCGCTTAGAGAAGCTGCTCGGTAAGAATGAGGAAACCTCAAAAATGGATGACTCCTCAGAGGTATCCAGTATACCTTCTGATTATGAGGATTGCATCGAGGAACAACGACCCTCCTGTTGTAGCTTTGAAGAAGCTATTGAGTTGATGCAGTCTAGGAATGGAGAACAAGAAATGCCAGAGAACCTGCAGGGGGGCATTCTTCTTGATCAGACTTATATTGTGGCATCTAAAGTTCTTAATATGCTTCTCTTTGCACCCAATTCACAGTTCAGGCAAGATCTGGCAGAACTTCAGAGAACAACAAACATGAAAGAGGGGCCTTGGACTTGGAAATCAGGGGAGTTGTCATGTTTAACACGAGTTGTTAGCTATACACAAGCTGCAACGAAATTAGTCAAGGCTGTTGACGCCTTGGAGGAGCAAACATATATTAAAGCAGATGGTAGAGAATTTGCTGTCTTGGTAAATGTGGATACTCCAGATGTTCCATATGGAAATTCATTCAAGGTTAAGTTGCTTTACAAAATAATGCCTGGACCGGAGCTATCTTCAGGAGAAGAATCCTCTCATCTTGTAGTGTCCTGGGGTCTGAGCTTTTCCCAGAACACAATAATGAGAGGCATGATTGAAGGAGGAGCTCGGCAGGGATTGAAGGAGAGTTTTGACCAGTTTGCAAATCTGCTTGCTCAGAATTTTAAGACACTGGGTTCCATAGATTCATTAGACAAAGATCAGATGTTGGCAACTTTGCAAACAGAGCCACAGTCAGATTGGGAGTTGGCAACTGAGTACTTCTGGAATTTCACTGTAGTTTCTGCCTTTTTTATGGTCATTTATATCCTGGTGCACATTCTACTCTCTGTTCGTAGTGAACAACAAGGTTTGGAATTCAGTGGTCTTGATTTACCTGACAGTTTTGGGGAGCTTATCACTTGTGGAATTCTAGTCATTCAATTGGAGCGTGTTTATGCCATGATATTACATTTTGTGCAAGCTAGATTCCAAAGAG GAAGTGATCATGGTGTCAAAGCCCAAGGTGATGGATGGGTGCTTACTGTTGCATTGATCGAGGGGATTAATTTAGCTTCCTTGGATTCAACTGGGTTGTCAGATCCCTATGTGGTTTTCACCTGCAATGGTAAAACAAGAACAAGCTCTGTCAAGCTTCAAACTCATGATCCTCAATGGAATG AGATACTTGAGTTTGATGCTATGGAAGAGCCTCCTGCAGTGCTCGATGTGGAAGTTTTTGATTTTGATGGCCCATTTGATGAGGCAGCCTCACTTGGACATGCTGAAATCAATTTCCTAAGACATACTTCTACAGAACTGGCAGACATGTGGGTCTCCCTTGAAGGAAAGCTTGCTCAGTCATCACAGTCAAAGTTACACTTAAgaatttttttggacaataaCAATGGAGTTGAAACAATTAAAGAGTATTTAGCAAAGATGGAAAAGGAAGTTGGAAAGAAG ATAACCCTCCAGTCACCTCACAGGAATTCAACGTTTCTGGCACTGTTTGGATTGCCACCAGAAGAATTTCTTATCAATGACTTCACATGCTACCTGAAGCGAAAAGTGCCTTTGCAG GGTCGACTCTTTCTGTCTGCAAGAATTGTTGGGTTTTATGCCAACTTGTTTGGACACAAAAccaaatttttctttctttgggaGGATATTGAAGATATTCAAGTTCATCCCCCATCCCTAGCATCTTTGGGTAGCCCTTCGCTGGTGATAATTCTGCGGAAAGGTCGAGGTCTTGATGCTAGGCATGGTGCAAAGTCTCAAGATGAAGAAGGAAGGCTGAAATtctattttcaatcatttgtGTCGTTCAATGTAGCCAGCAG GACGATTATGGCCTTGTGGAGAACAAGAACATTGACCCCAGAGCAGAAAGCACAAATTGCAGACGAGCAGCAGGATGAAGATGGGAGTTCTCTTGTTCTTGAAGACCCTGGATCTGTTTTCAATGTTGAAGAGGCAAAGATGTCCAAAGTTTACTCTGCGGAACTCCCTATTGAT ATAAAATCACTGATGGAAATGTTTGATGGAGGAAACTTGGAGCACAAAATTATCGAAAAGTCAGGCTATCTAAATTACAAGGCTACTGGTTGGGAAACTGTAAAGCCTGACCTATATGAACGACATCTCTGTTTCAAATTCAACCGCCATGTCTCAATCTTTGGAGGGGAAGTTACCTGCACACAGCAAAAATCTCCTATTGGAAATGACAATGGTTGGATTCTGAATGAGGTTATGGCTCTACACGACATCCCATTTGGTGACCATTTCCGG GTACATTTTAGGTACCAGATTGAGAACTTTGGCCTTGCTCCTGGTAAATGTAAATGCGATGTCCACATGGAGATACTGTGGCTGAAAAGCACGGTTTTCCAGCAGAGAATCACTAGAAACATAACCGAAAAGTTCACGCGTAGATTGAAGGAAATGATTGAACTGGTTGAGAGAGAGGCTCTACTGAATTGCCCACAAGATAGTTCCCCCTGA